From Thunnus albacares chromosome 22, fThuAlb1.1, whole genome shotgun sequence, the proteins below share one genomic window:
- the LOC122973585 gene encoding homeodomain-interacting protein kinase 1-like isoform X2 — protein sequence MKRNKYKANIMSTLYPLPSNYKLLTFLGQGGFGEVLKCIKRDTKETVAVKIPQHGCSLSNELSLLNYFKWKNLDECNIVRFIDSFLLRDNRCALVFEMLDMTLRDFLFYQRDFIPLYLHEVRSVVQQMATALHALKTLKVIHSDIKLDNIMLVDREAQPLTVKLIDFGLAFRTSIAKQGGTHQATQYRAPEIIIGLPFSEAIDMWSLGVVMGFMVLGDALFPGNSEYDTMRCIVELLGVPPDHLLCAGMYSTDYFVKRSTGHWRLKRPQEYWGKYTPPGAYRAYHFRNLDDVETLPLVNLKMVEADERKECIDLLKAMLRLDSNERITPSEVLAHPFITRGTLKHSSDHETLESSTSQAADPGTSQGADPGTSQAAEPGNIQAAEPGTSQAAEPGISQGTEPGTSQAAEPENSQAAELGISQGTESGISQAAEPGTSQGTEPGTSQAAEPGTIQGTEPGTSQAAEPENSQAAEPGASQGTEPRTSQAAESGTSWAAEPGTSQLNKTKESKVDESVDGTLGITTLPPGIIFVQPPPTASGLSWEEEGEWKYETCISENPGSSSPFRTSYSLSWDEEKEWEYETCTSGSDGSVSPTIPPGVILVRPAPPKWDEDSGQQSEACPLDYLSKNTPVESSRRVECKPPPPLYVPEDCNMYQDNTEPTGIISDDAALEQKKKKNCFKRFCSWMKRTFCCCIRVDNDKG from the exons ATGAAAAGGAACAAATACAAAGCCAACATCATGAGCACTCTCTACCCATTACCCAGCAACTATAAGCTGTTGACTTTTCTGGGACAGGGAGGCTTTGGAGAGGTGCTGAAATGCATTAAACGGGACACTAAAGAGACTGTTGCTGTAAAGATCCCACAACACGGCTGCAGCTTAAGCAATGAA TTGAGTCTATTGAACTACTTCAAGTGGAAGAACCTGGACGAGTGCAACATTGTTAGGTTTATTGATTCGTTCCTGCTAAGAGACAACAGATGTGCTCTGGTGTTCGAGATGCTAGATATGACCCTAAGGGACTTCTTATTCTACCAGAGGGACTTTATCCCTTTGTATTTACATGAAGTCAGGAGTGTAGTCCAACAG ATGGCCACAGCATTACATGCACTGAAGACTCTTAAAGTGATCCATTCAGACATAAAGTTGGACAATATTATGCTGGTGGATCGAGAAGCACAGCCCCTCACGGTGAAGCTCATTGACTTTGGATTAGCTTTTCGCACTTCTATAGCCAAGCAGGGGGGCACTCACCAAGCAACACAGTATAG GGCTCCAGAAATTATTATAGGACTCCCATTTTCAGAGGCCATAGACATGTGGTCTCTGGGTGTTGTGATGGGGTTCATGGTGCTCGGTGACGCGCTCTTCCCGGGGAACAGTGAATATGATACA ATGCGATGCATAGTTGAGCTCCTTGGTGTTCCCCCAGACCATCTTCTGTGTGCTGGGATGTATTCAACGGACTATTTTGTCAAAAGGTCTACCGGTCACTGGAGACTGAAG AGACCTCAGGAGTACTGGGGCAAATACACACCTCCCGGTGCCTACAGGGCCTACCATTTTCGCAACCTGGATGATGTGGAAACA TTGCCCCTGGTGAACCTGAAAATGGTGGAGGCTGATGAAAGGAAGGAGTGCATCGATCTGCTGAAGGCAATGCTTCGACTAGATAGTAACGAGAGGATAACTCCCAGTGAAGTCCTTGCTCATCCGTTCATCACAAGGGGCACCCTAAAGCATAGCTCAGa CCATGAAACTTTGGAGTCCAGTACCAGCCAGGCAGCTGATCCAGGAACCAGCCAGGGAGCTGATCCAGGAACCAGCCAGGCAGCTGAACCAGGAAACATCCAGGCAGCTGAACCAGGAACCAGCCAGGCAGCTGAACCAGGAATAAGCCAGGGAACTGAACCAGGAACAAGCCAGGCAGCTGAACCAGAAAACAGCCAGGCAGCTGAACTAGGAATAAGCCAGGGAACTGAATCAGGAATCAGCCAGGCAGCTGAACCAGGAACAAGCCAGGGAACTGAACCAGGAACCAGCCAGGCAGCTGAGCCAGGCACAATCCAGGGAACTGAACCAGGAACCAGCCAGGCAGCTGAACCAGAAAACAGCCAGGCAGCTGAACCAGGAGCAAGTCAGGGAACTGAACCACGAACCAGCCAGGCAGCTGAATCAGGAACCAGCTGGGCAGCTGAACCAGGAACCAGCCAGCTTAATAAGACCAAGGAGAGCAAGGTTGATGAGAG TGTAGATGGAACCCTTGGAATAACAACATTACCACCGGGTATTATCTTTGTTCAACCTCCACCAACTGCTTCCGGCCTGTCATGGGAAGAGGAAGGGGAATGGAAGTATGAAACCTG CATAAGTGAAAACCCAGGATCATCATCTCCATTCCGAACTTCTTACAGTTTGTCTTGGGATGAGGAAAAGGAATGGGAGTATGAAACTTG CACGAGTGGATCCGATGGATCAGTTTCACCAACAATACCTCCAGGTGTTATCTTGGTTCGGCCTGCACCACCCAAATGGGATGAGGACAGTGGTCAGCAGAGTGAGGCTTG cCCATTGGATTACCTTTCTAAAAATACTCCAGTGGAGTCCTCCAGGAGGGTTGAATGTAAGCCCCCTCCCCCACTCTATGTACCCGAGGACTGTAACATGTACCAGGACAACACGGAGCCCACTGGCATCATATCTG ATGATGCAGCACttgaacagaagaagaagaagaactgctTCAAGCGCTTCTGTTCCTGGATGAAGAGAACGTTCTGCTGTTGCATCAGAGTTGACAATGACAAGGGCTGA
- the LOC122973585 gene encoding homeodomain-interacting protein kinase 1-like isoform X1: protein MKRNKYKANIMSTLYPLPSNYKLLTFLGQGGFGEVLKCIKRDTKETVAVKIPQHGCSLSNELSLLNYFKWKNLDECNIVRFIDSFLLRDNRCALVFEMLDMTLRDFLFYQRDFIPLYLHEVRSVVQQMATALHALKTLKVIHSDIKLDNIMLVDREAQPLTVKLIDFGLAFRTSIAKQGGTHQATQYRAPEIIIGLPFSEAIDMWSLGVVMGFMVLGDALFPGNSEYDTMRCIVELLGVPPDHLLCAGMYSTDYFVKRSTGHWRLKRPQEYWGKYTPPGAYRAYHFRNLDDVETLPLVNLKMVEADERKECIDLLKAMLRLDSNERITPSEVLAHPFITRGTLKHSSDHETLESSTSQAADPGTSQGADPGTSQAAEPGNIQAAEPGTSQAAEPGISQGTEPGTSQAAEPENSQAAELGISQGTESGISQAAEPGTSQGTEPGTSQAAEPGTIQGTEPGTSQAAEPENSQAAEPGASQGTEPRTSQAAESGTSWAAEPGTSQLNKTKESKVDESSVDGTLGITTLPPGIIFVQPPPTASGLSWEEEGEWKYETCISENPGSSSPFRTSYSLSWDEEKEWEYETCTSGSDGSVSPTIPPGVILVRPAPPKWDEDSGQQSEACPLDYLSKNTPVESSRRVECKPPPPLYVPEDCNMYQDNTEPTGIISDDAALEQKKKKNCFKRFCSWMKRTFCCCIRVDNDKG from the exons ATGAAAAGGAACAAATACAAAGCCAACATCATGAGCACTCTCTACCCATTACCCAGCAACTATAAGCTGTTGACTTTTCTGGGACAGGGAGGCTTTGGAGAGGTGCTGAAATGCATTAAACGGGACACTAAAGAGACTGTTGCTGTAAAGATCCCACAACACGGCTGCAGCTTAAGCAATGAA TTGAGTCTATTGAACTACTTCAAGTGGAAGAACCTGGACGAGTGCAACATTGTTAGGTTTATTGATTCGTTCCTGCTAAGAGACAACAGATGTGCTCTGGTGTTCGAGATGCTAGATATGACCCTAAGGGACTTCTTATTCTACCAGAGGGACTTTATCCCTTTGTATTTACATGAAGTCAGGAGTGTAGTCCAACAG ATGGCCACAGCATTACATGCACTGAAGACTCTTAAAGTGATCCATTCAGACATAAAGTTGGACAATATTATGCTGGTGGATCGAGAAGCACAGCCCCTCACGGTGAAGCTCATTGACTTTGGATTAGCTTTTCGCACTTCTATAGCCAAGCAGGGGGGCACTCACCAAGCAACACAGTATAG GGCTCCAGAAATTATTATAGGACTCCCATTTTCAGAGGCCATAGACATGTGGTCTCTGGGTGTTGTGATGGGGTTCATGGTGCTCGGTGACGCGCTCTTCCCGGGGAACAGTGAATATGATACA ATGCGATGCATAGTTGAGCTCCTTGGTGTTCCCCCAGACCATCTTCTGTGTGCTGGGATGTATTCAACGGACTATTTTGTCAAAAGGTCTACCGGTCACTGGAGACTGAAG AGACCTCAGGAGTACTGGGGCAAATACACACCTCCCGGTGCCTACAGGGCCTACCATTTTCGCAACCTGGATGATGTGGAAACA TTGCCCCTGGTGAACCTGAAAATGGTGGAGGCTGATGAAAGGAAGGAGTGCATCGATCTGCTGAAGGCAATGCTTCGACTAGATAGTAACGAGAGGATAACTCCCAGTGAAGTCCTTGCTCATCCGTTCATCACAAGGGGCACCCTAAAGCATAGCTCAGa CCATGAAACTTTGGAGTCCAGTACCAGCCAGGCAGCTGATCCAGGAACCAGCCAGGGAGCTGATCCAGGAACCAGCCAGGCAGCTGAACCAGGAAACATCCAGGCAGCTGAACCAGGAACCAGCCAGGCAGCTGAACCAGGAATAAGCCAGGGAACTGAACCAGGAACAAGCCAGGCAGCTGAACCAGAAAACAGCCAGGCAGCTGAACTAGGAATAAGCCAGGGAACTGAATCAGGAATCAGCCAGGCAGCTGAACCAGGAACAAGCCAGGGAACTGAACCAGGAACCAGCCAGGCAGCTGAGCCAGGCACAATCCAGGGAACTGAACCAGGAACCAGCCAGGCAGCTGAACCAGAAAACAGCCAGGCAGCTGAACCAGGAGCAAGTCAGGGAACTGAACCACGAACCAGCCAGGCAGCTGAATCAGGAACCAGCTGGGCAGCTGAACCAGGAACCAGCCAGCTTAATAAGACCAAGGAGAGCAAGGTTGATGAGAG CAGTGTAGATGGAACCCTTGGAATAACAACATTACCACCGGGTATTATCTTTGTTCAACCTCCACCAACTGCTTCCGGCCTGTCATGGGAAGAGGAAGGGGAATGGAAGTATGAAACCTG CATAAGTGAAAACCCAGGATCATCATCTCCATTCCGAACTTCTTACAGTTTGTCTTGGGATGAGGAAAAGGAATGGGAGTATGAAACTTG CACGAGTGGATCCGATGGATCAGTTTCACCAACAATACCTCCAGGTGTTATCTTGGTTCGGCCTGCACCACCCAAATGGGATGAGGACAGTGGTCAGCAGAGTGAGGCTTG cCCATTGGATTACCTTTCTAAAAATACTCCAGTGGAGTCCTCCAGGAGGGTTGAATGTAAGCCCCCTCCCCCACTCTATGTACCCGAGGACTGTAACATGTACCAGGACAACACGGAGCCCACTGGCATCATATCTG ATGATGCAGCACttgaacagaagaagaagaagaactgctTCAAGCGCTTCTGTTCCTGGATGAAGAGAACGTTCTGCTGTTGCATCAGAGTTGACAATGACAAGGGCTGA